A region from the Anderseniella sp. Alg231-50 genome encodes:
- a CDS encoding efflux RND transporter periplasmic adaptor subunit — translation MWRKLLILPPILLGVFVVWWFVNQRQPPQTTAPQEEVRNVRIIEAVRADLIPAVSGFGTVQPAKTWQAVVQAAGEVEYKHPRLMRGAIMPAGTEIIRISPRDYELAIAQAEANISRADAQITEFDLTEDNTKASLKIERQSLTIRERELARKEELVRSGATSRTALDQETRDTLVQRKKVQDLENTLKLIPSQRAALVEQKKLNQIELDQARLNLARTRIALPFDARISEVSVEIAQYAQVGSVLVAADGIETAEVEAQVPLAQFSALARATTRGDGPVGITPETIGDVVKRLGFSATIHLNAGETEIMWPARFSRISDTIDLKTRSIGAIVTAQDTWKTARPGQRPPLSKGMFVEVRIRAGKLADQILVPRSALHDENLYLADKDNRLVIRPVETGLAQEGNVVIRSGVEPGDRVVVSDLLPAIEGMLLRVTRDEKLEAEIQRQLADNIK, via the coding sequence ATGTGGCGTAAACTTCTGATATTGCCACCCATTTTGCTGGGTGTCTTCGTTGTCTGGTGGTTTGTCAACCAGCGCCAGCCGCCGCAGACAACCGCGCCGCAGGAAGAAGTCCGCAATGTCCGCATTATCGAGGCTGTGCGCGCTGACCTGATCCCCGCTGTCAGTGGTTTCGGCACCGTACAGCCAGCGAAAACCTGGCAGGCTGTTGTGCAGGCGGCCGGAGAGGTTGAGTACAAGCACCCGCGCCTCATGCGCGGCGCGATCATGCCCGCCGGGACGGAGATTATACGAATTTCACCGCGCGACTATGAACTTGCGATTGCCCAGGCGGAAGCCAACATCAGCCGGGCCGATGCGCAGATTACCGAATTTGACCTGACCGAGGACAACACCAAGGCCAGCCTCAAAATCGAACGCCAGTCCCTTACGATCAGGGAGCGCGAGCTGGCGCGGAAGGAAGAACTGGTTCGCAGCGGCGCGACATCCAGAACTGCGCTTGACCAGGAGACCCGTGATACGCTGGTGCAACGCAAGAAGGTCCAGGACCTGGAGAACACGCTTAAGCTGATACCATCGCAACGCGCCGCGCTCGTGGAGCAGAAAAAACTCAACCAGATCGAATTGGACCAGGCCAGGCTGAACCTCGCCCGCACCCGAATTGCGCTGCCTTTCGATGCCCGTATCAGCGAGGTTTCTGTCGAAATAGCCCAGTATGCACAAGTTGGATCGGTGCTTGTCGCTGCCGATGGCATCGAGACTGCCGAAGTCGAGGCACAGGTGCCGCTGGCCCAGTTTTCAGCGCTGGCCAGAGCGACGACACGTGGCGACGGCCCCGTTGGTATAACACCTGAAACGATCGGTGATGTCGTCAAGCGACTGGGATTTTCCGCCACTATTCACCTGAACGCCGGTGAGACCGAAATCATGTGGCCTGCCCGGTTCTCGCGCATTTCCGATACGATTGATCTCAAGACCCGCTCGATAGGCGCCATCGTTACTGCACAGGACACCTGGAAAACAGCCAGGCCCGGGCAACGCCCACCGCTGTCGAAGGGGATGTTTGTCGAAGTAAGAATACGGGCCGGCAAACTGGCCGATCAGATTTTAGTGCCCCGCTCCGCCCTGCACGATGAAAACCTCTACCTTGCCGACAAGGACAACCGGCTGGTCATCCGGCCGGTGGAAACCGGCCTGGCGCAGGAAGGCAATGTCGTTATCCGCTCTGGCGTGGAGCCCGGTGACCGGGTCGTTGTGTCCGACCTGCTGCCGGCAATCGAAGGCATGCTGCTGCGCGTCACCAGGGATGAAAAACTGGAGGCCGAGATTCAGCGCCAGCTTGCGGACAACATCAAATGA